In Urechidicola croceus, a single window of DNA contains:
- a CDS encoding SGNH/GDSL hydrolase family protein: MNNKYKFIWMLCVLLGITSCSDEEYTVLTEEPLPDLVAGNVDFTNYVAIGASFTAGFTDNALFTASQENSFPNILAQQFSNNGGGEFTQPWMNDNNGGLLLGGTQITNPRLYFNGSGPAEAPVSPTTEVSNVLAGPFNNMGVPGAKSFHLVANGYGNVAGVSLGQANPYFARMASSSNASVLEDAMAQSPTFFTLSEVGGNDVLGYAISGGSGVDQLGNFDPMTYGSYDITDPYVFEQVFTTLVDAMTSNGAKGIVANLPNITDLPHFTTVPHNPVPLDAATASIVNQAYAPYNGGLQQAYAALAGTGLLTEEEVAMRTINFTAGQNAVVIIDEDLTDLGAINPAFAGLPQYRQATAEDLLVLPSSSFIGTLADPNNPTSINGVAVPLADNWVLTPEEQLLISQATAAYNTTIETVAASNPNIGMVDLNAILTEASSGGVMFDEYNLNTNLVFGGLVSLDGIHLTARGYALMANKFLEAIDANFETNFVESGTVANANDYNTLYPL; the protein is encoded by the coding sequence ATGAACAATAAATATAAATTTATATGGATGCTTTGCGTCCTATTAGGAATTACTTCATGTAGTGATGAAGAATACACAGTATTAACCGAAGAGCCTCTTCCAGATTTAGTAGCAGGAAATGTAGATTTTACAAATTATGTAGCAATTGGAGCTTCATTTACAGCAGGGTTTACTGATAATGCATTATTTACAGCGAGTCAAGAAAATTCATTCCCAAATATTTTAGCTCAACAATTTTCAAATAATGGAGGAGGAGAGTTTACACAACCTTGGATGAATGATAATAACGGAGGTCTTTTATTAGGTGGAACACAAATAACAAATCCAAGATTATATTTTAATGGATCAGGTCCAGCAGAAGCACCAGTATCACCTACTACAGAAGTTTCAAATGTTTTAGCAGGTCCTTTTAATAATATGGGAGTTCCAGGAGCGAAAAGTTTTCATTTAGTAGCCAATGGTTATGGTAATGTTGCAGGAGTTTCTTTAGGTCAAGCAAATCCTTATTTCGCAAGAATGGCATCAAGTTCTAATGCTTCAGTTTTGGAAGACGCAATGGCTCAAAGCCCAACATTTTTTACATTATCTGAAGTTGGAGGAAATGATGTTTTAGGTTATGCAATTTCAGGAGGCTCAGGGGTAGATCAATTAGGGAATTTTGACCCAATGACGTATGGTTCATATGATATTACTGATCCATATGTATTTGAACAAGTATTTACAACCTTGGTAGATGCGATGACTTCAAATGGAGCTAAAGGAATTGTGGCAAACCTACCTAATATTACAGATTTACCACATTTTACTACAGTACCACATAATCCAGTGCCATTAGACGCTGCTACGGCAAGTATAGTTAATCAAGCATATGCACCTTACAATGGAGGATTGCAACAAGCGTATGCTGCTTTAGCAGGAACAGGATTGTTGACTGAAGAAGAGGTTGCTATGAGAACTATTAACTTTACTGCTGGACAAAATGCGGTTGTAATAATAGATGAAGATTTAACTGATTTAGGAGCAATTAACCCTGCCTTTGCTGGGTTACCTCAGTATAGACAAGCAACAGCTGAAGATTTATTAGTACTACCAAGTTCTTCTTTTATAGGAACGTTAGCCGATCCAAATAATCCAACAAGTATTAATGGAGTTGCTGTTCCTTTGGCTGATAACTGGGTGTTGACTCCAGAAGAGCAGTTGTTAATTAGTCAAGCTACTGCTGCTTACAATACAACTATCGAAACTGTTGCGGCTTCTAATCCAAATATTGGAATGGTAGATTTAAACGCAATTTTAACTGAAGCATCTTCAGGAGGAGTTATGTTTGACGAATACAATTTGAATACAAATTTAGTTTTTGGAGGATTGGTAAGTTTAGATGGTATTCATTTAACAGCAAGAGGTTATGCTTTAATGGCAAATAAATTTTTAGAGGCAATTGATGCTAATTTTGAAACAAATTTTGTTGAATCAGGAACTGTTGCAAATGCAAATGATTACAATACTCTATATCCATTATAG
- a CDS encoding TonB-dependent receptor — translation MRKTLCALILMMSSAALIAQTSITGTVTDEQSGQPIPGANIKVLGKALGTSADFDGNFILEVSENPPFTLEISIIGYSSTTVDITNNNQVVNVSLTETATSLDEVVISASRTPERIMESPVTIERMDVREIKNTSSPTFYDGLENLKGVDINTNSLTNKVVNTRGFATFANTRFMQLVDGMDNSSPALNFALGNLLGMSELDVKTVEILPGAASALYGANAFNGMLFMTSKNPFDSQGFSMYGKTGLTSSEDAGDNRFVDVGFRGAFAFSEKFAAKASFSFLKGTEWYATDYNEYIDNGAGNPDTVKPIDATQTSFNALNVYGDEVSLGALGLDLNQFAQLMEQGGLIPAGSSSLIPAANVSRTGYKEVDLSDYDAQSVKADISLNFRPFANDFEIILNSKFGKGNTIYQGANRYNIKNFFMQQHKIEVKNDNFFVRAYMTAEDAGDSYDMRFAGINLNKVDAQTWFGTYVGGYLQAVLGGASNDAAHSLARQNADATVTLQPGTPEFDAAVEKVTTDPDLVTGSKFVDETKLYHIDANYNLAHLIDWADIQVGGSWRQYSLNSSGTIFTDYDGPINYDEYGAYTQLQKKFADDRLKFTGSIRYDKAQNFDGNVSPRISFVYSAGAEKNHNIRASFQTGFRNPTTQDQYIGLDASEAILVGSAPDNLDRYTTVPLEVSTVGQSLGVPGQVTLSGRSAYENSFTLASVQAGNPTKSNFGYVQPEKVTAFEAGYRSVIEGVTVDFSAYYNKYEDFIGNKTVLVPYYGQTDFSDFDPNSMPAPPAAIALSQGDYQPFQVYTNSAADISSYGAGIGLSTKIWSGYNVGVNYTYSKFDFDQSTDPDYEAGFNTPENKVKVSFGNPNVFENFGFNINARWNDEYLWESTFADALIEERTVIDAQVSYSLPKWKSTFKIGGANLGGKEYFSAPGNGKIGSQYFASWTINP, via the coding sequence ATGAGAAAAACACTATGTGCATTGATTTTGATGATGTCCTCAGCAGCACTAATTGCGCAAACCTCCATTACGGGAACGGTTACAGATGAGCAGTCAGGGCAACCAATTCCTGGTGCTAACATTAAAGTTTTAGGTAAGGCTTTAGGTACTTCAGCCGATTTTGATGGAAACTTTATTTTAGAAGTTTCAGAAAACCCACCATTTACTTTAGAAATTTCTATTATTGGATACTCTTCCACTACAGTAGATATAACTAATAACAATCAAGTCGTTAATGTCTCGCTTACGGAAACGGCAACTTCTTTAGATGAAGTAGTGATTTCAGCATCTAGAACTCCAGAACGTATCATGGAATCTCCAGTTACTATTGAGAGAATGGATGTTAGAGAAATTAAAAATACGTCTTCACCTACTTTTTATGATGGTTTAGAAAACCTTAAAGGTGTTGATATTAATACAAATAGTTTAACTAATAAAGTAGTAAACACAAGAGGATTTGCAACATTTGCTAATACTCGTTTCATGCAATTAGTTGATGGAATGGATAATTCTTCACCTGCATTAAATTTCGCATTAGGAAATTTATTAGGGATGAGTGAATTAGATGTAAAGACTGTTGAAATTTTACCTGGAGCAGCATCAGCATTATATGGTGCAAACGCTTTCAATGGTATGTTATTTATGACAAGTAAGAACCCATTTGATAGTCAAGGATTTAGTATGTATGGGAAAACTGGACTGACTTCTTCTGAAGATGCAGGAGACAATCGTTTTGTAGATGTAGGCTTTAGAGGAGCATTTGCATTTAGTGAAAAATTTGCGGCTAAAGCTTCTTTTTCATTCTTGAAAGGTACTGAATGGTATGCAACAGACTATAACGAATATATTGATAATGGTGCTGGAAATCCTGACACGGTTAAACCTATTGATGCTACGCAAACATCTTTCAATGCTTTAAATGTTTATGGTGATGAAGTTAGTTTAGGCGCACTTGGTTTGGATTTAAATCAATTCGCACAATTAATGGAGCAAGGCGGATTAATTCCTGCAGGTTCATCTTCATTAATTCCAGCAGCCAATGTTTCTCGTACAGGATATAAAGAAGTAGATTTATCAGATTACGATGCGCAAAGTGTTAAGGCTGATATTTCATTAAATTTTAGACCTTTTGCTAATGATTTTGAAATTATTTTGAACTCAAAATTTGGGAAAGGAAATACAATTTATCAAGGAGCAAACAGATATAATATCAAAAACTTCTTCATGCAACAACATAAAATAGAAGTTAAAAATGACAATTTCTTTGTGAGAGCTTATATGACAGCAGAAGATGCAGGAGATTCTTACGATATGAGATTTGCTGGTATTAACCTTAACAAAGTAGATGCTCAAACTTGGTTTGGAACTTATGTTGGAGGATATTTACAAGCAGTACTAGGTGGGGCTTCTAATGATGCAGCACATAGCCTTGCACGTCAAAATGCAGATGCTACTGTAACATTACAGCCAGGAACACCAGAATTTGATGCAGCAGTAGAAAAAGTTACTACTGATCCAGATTTAGTTACCGGTTCAAAATTTGTTGATGAAACAAAATTATACCATATTGATGCCAATTATAATTTAGCACATTTAATCGATTGGGCCGACATTCAAGTTGGTGGTTCATGGAGACAATATTCATTGAACTCTTCAGGAACTATTTTTACAGATTATGATGGACCTATTAATTACGATGAGTATGGAGCCTACACACAACTTCAAAAGAAATTTGCAGATGATAGATTAAAATTTACAGGTTCTATTCGTTATGATAAAGCACAAAATTTTGATGGAAATGTATCTCCGAGAATTTCATTTGTATATAGTGCAGGAGCTGAGAAAAATCATAATATTAGAGCCTCTTTTCAAACAGGATTTAGAAATCCAACAACACAAGATCAATATATTGGTTTAGATGCATCAGAAGCGATATTAGTAGGTTCAGCACCTGATAACTTAGATAGATACACAACTGTACCTTTAGAAGTAAGTACTGTTGGTCAATCTTTAGGGGTTCCTGGGCAAGTTACACTATCAGGTAGAAGCGCTTATGAAAATTCATTCACCTTAGCATCAGTTCAGGCAGGAAATCCAACTAAATCTAATTTTGGATACGTTCAACCAGAAAAGGTTACTGCTTTTGAAGCTGGGTATCGTAGTGTTATTGAAGGAGTAACAGTTGATTTTAGTGCATATTATAATAAGTACGAAGATTTTATTGGAAATAAAACAGTACTTGTACCTTATTATGGTCAAACTGACTTTTCTGATTTTGATCCAAATTCAATGCCTGCTCCTCCTGCAGCAATTGCTTTAAGCCAAGGAGATTACCAACCATTCCAAGTATATACTAATTCTGCAGCTGATATTTCGTCATATGGTGCTGGGATTGGTTTAAGTACAAAAATATGGTCTGGATACAATGTTGGTGTTAATTATACATATTCAAAATTTGATTTTGACCAAAGCACAGACCCAGATTATGAAGCAGGATTTAATACTCCAGAAAACAAAGTGAAGGTTTCTTTTGGAAACCCTAATGTTTTTGAAAATTTTGGATTCAATATCAATGCTCGTTGGAATGATGAATATTTATGGGAATCTACATTTGCTGATGCATTAATTGAAGAAAGAACAGTTATTGATGCACAAGTAAGTTATTCTCTACCAAAATGGAAATCAACTTTTAAAATTGGAGGAGCAAACCTTGGCGGAAAAGAATATTTCAGTGCGCCAGGTAATGGTAAAATAGGTTCTCAATATTTTGCTTCTTGGACAATTAACCCTTAA
- a CDS encoding reprolysin-like metallopeptidase, which produces MKVKYFKLVFALFFFVSLTLFSQNERNFWKQLDSSEGLQQTLEKASSPRNHSALSLDLNGLTNALLNAPKRGEFVGNSNLIIQFPNAKGELKSYRVSEASIFAPELAAKYPEIKSYVGQGVEDPTAVIRFSVSPYNGLHTMVLSGKQKSEFIKPFDDNFESYIVYSRSDDEFRNSTFECLTEDFGADPKQRFSDNSTYRDADDQILRTYRLAVSTTGEYTAYHGGTVADALAAINTTMTRVNGIYEREFAVTMVLIGNTDTVIYEDASSDPYTGSFNSELQNTLTAEIEEANYDIGHLFHQESNSNGNAGCIGCVCVDGSKGSAFTSHVTPEGDDFDVDFVAHEMGHQFGGNHTWTFNGSEGTGVQMEPGSGSTIMGYAGITGASDVQPHSDDYFLFSNIEQITTYIASTTCQVETDLTNAVPTADAGSDYTIPAGTAFVLEGAGSDADAADVLTYCWEQADVGFSATTSVSSTNTGGPNFRSLPPTTETDRYMPELATVLGGSLSSQWETVSDVSRIMNFALTVRDNAAGGAQNAIDMMQVTVDDTAGPFIVTSQTASEVWDAGTSKTITWDVAGTDGGSINASTVDIFVTPDAGATMIEVATGVANNGSYNITVPIGAVTTEGKIIVKASDNIFYAVNSANITIQESEFIMNFTEPSVDVCSPNDAVYEFTYNTFLGFTDMVTFSATGNPTGTTVTFNPTTASVDGETVEVTVSGITDANVGESVINILGTSSVNKDTDITLNVYSATFETSSLVSPADGAVDLIGPYMLEWDVDVNATSYDVEVATDAAFSTIVESATVTTTSYEATMLDIETEYFWRITPSNDCGTGTASDAFSFTTANIVCDSFGSSDVPVSISTVPVIITSVLSITDGVEITDVDVQVDVTHTWDNDLIITITSPYGTSVTLTDTNGSNGDNYSNTIFDDEAETSITAGSPPYAGSFIPEQALSAFDGEPSFGEWTLTIEDVANGDGGSLNSWTVFTCGSPIEDLDGDGVLDSDDNCPSVANADQADNDGDGIGDVCDDDDDDDTVLDIDDNCPLTANTNQLDTDGDGLGDVCDDDDDDDTVLDINDNCPLTANTDQSDLDNDGEGDVCDNDIDGDNVPNLVDNCLLVSNSSQGDNDNDGLGDACDDDDDNDGVIDAQDNCPLTPNPDQSDVDRDGLGDVCEDCDGDGIVNYYDEDTCDIQVIEGFSPNNDGVNDLWVIENIDLYLNNTVKVFNRWGNLVFTAQGYKNTWDGVATEGGSGDKLPAGAYLYFVDANEPGIEPVQGWVYINY; this is translated from the coding sequence ATGAAAGTAAAATACTTTAAGTTAGTATTTGCCCTATTCTTTTTTGTCTCGTTGACATTGTTTTCACAAAATGAAAGAAATTTTTGGAAGCAATTAGACAGTTCAGAAGGTTTACAGCAAACTTTAGAAAAAGCATCAAGTCCACGAAATCATTCTGCGCTCAGTTTAGATCTAAATGGATTAACCAATGCTTTATTAAACGCACCCAAAAGAGGTGAGTTTGTTGGAAATTCAAATTTGATAATTCAATTTCCTAATGCAAAAGGAGAATTGAAATCGTATAGAGTTTCTGAAGCATCAATATTTGCTCCTGAATTGGCAGCAAAATATCCTGAAATTAAATCTTATGTTGGTCAAGGAGTTGAAGATCCTACAGCAGTCATTAGATTTAGTGTATCGCCTTATAATGGACTTCATACAATGGTTTTGTCTGGTAAACAAAAATCTGAATTCATCAAACCTTTTGATGATAATTTTGAGTCTTATATTGTATATTCTCGTTCAGATGATGAATTTAGAAATAGTACTTTTGAATGTTTAACAGAAGATTTTGGAGCAGATCCAAAACAACGTTTTTCAGACAATAGTACATATAGAGATGCTGATGATCAAATATTAAGAACTTATAGGTTGGCAGTTTCTACAACTGGTGAGTATACTGCTTATCACGGAGGCACAGTTGCAGATGCACTTGCAGCAATTAATACTACAATGACTAGAGTAAATGGAATTTACGAAAGAGAATTTGCGGTAACAATGGTCTTGATAGGTAATACAGATACTGTTATTTATGAAGATGCGTCATCAGATCCTTATACGGGAAGTTTTAATTCAGAGTTACAAAATACTTTGACAGCTGAAATAGAAGAAGCAAATTATGATATAGGTCATTTATTCCACCAAGAATCAAACAGTAATGGTAATGCAGGTTGTATAGGTTGTGTTTGTGTAGATGGTTCTAAAGGAAGTGCATTTACTTCACATGTTACTCCTGAAGGAGATGATTTTGATGTGGATTTTGTCGCTCATGAGATGGGTCACCAATTTGGAGGAAATCATACATGGACATTTAATGGTAGTGAAGGTACTGGAGTTCAAATGGAACCTGGTAGTGGGTCTACAATTATGGGGTATGCAGGTATTACTGGAGCATCAGATGTACAACCACATTCAGATGATTATTTCTTATTTTCTAATATAGAACAAATTACAACTTATATTGCATCAACAACTTGTCAAGTAGAAACAGATTTGACAAATGCAGTACCAACTGCCGATGCAGGTTCAGACTATACAATTCCTGCAGGAACAGCTTTTGTTTTAGAAGGTGCTGGTTCTGATGCTGATGCAGCTGATGTGTTAACATATTGTTGGGAACAAGCAGATGTTGGCTTTAGCGCAACAACTAGTGTAAGTTCAACAAATACAGGAGGTCCAAACTTTAGGTCATTACCTCCAACGACTGAAACAGATAGATATATGCCTGAATTGGCAACTGTATTAGGTGGCTCTTTGAGTTCACAGTGGGAAACAGTTTCTGATGTTTCTAGAATAATGAATTTTGCTTTAACAGTAAGAGATAATGCAGCAGGAGGAGCTCAAAATGCAATTGATATGATGCAAGTTACTGTTGATGACACAGCAGGACCTTTCATTGTAACTTCTCAAACTGCATCAGAAGTGTGGGATGCAGGAACTTCTAAAACTATAACTTGGGATGTAGCAGGTACTGATGGAGGTTCAATAAACGCTTCTACAGTTGATATTTTTGTAACACCAGATGCTGGAGCAACAATGATTGAAGTTGCTACAGGAGTAGCAAATAATGGGTCTTATAATATTACTGTGCCAATTGGAGCAGTTACAACTGAAGGTAAAATAATTGTAAAAGCATCAGATAATATTTTTTATGCTGTTAATAGTGCTAACATTACAATTCAAGAATCTGAGTTTATTATGAACTTTACAGAGCCTTCAGTTGATGTTTGTTCACCAAATGACGCTGTTTATGAATTTACATATAATACTTTTTTAGGGTTTACTGATATGGTAACTTTTTCTGCAACAGGAAACCCAACAGGAACTACTGTAACTTTTAATCCAACAACTGCAAGTGTTGATGGTGAAACAGTTGAAGTAACTGTTAGTGGAATTACTGATGCTAATGTTGGAGAAAGTGTAATTAATATTTTGGGTACATCATCAGTAAATAAAGATACTGATATTACTTTAAACGTATATAGCGCTACATTCGAAACTTCAAGTTTAGTTTCACCTGCTGATGGAGCTGTAGATTTAATAGGTCCATATATGTTAGAATGGGATGTTGATGTAAATGCAACTTCTTATGATGTTGAAGTTGCTACTGATGCTGCTTTTTCAACTATTGTTGAATCAGCAACAGTTACAACAACAAGTTATGAAGCAACTATGCTAGATATTGAAACAGAATATTTTTGGAGAATAACTCCTTCAAATGATTGTGGTACAGGTACAGCTTCAGATGCGTTTAGTTTTACAACTGCCAATATTGTATGTGATTCTTTTGGTTCTTCTGACGTGCCAGTTTCAATTTCAACAGTGCCAGTAATAATTACATCTGTTCTTTCAATTACAGACGGTGTAGAAATTACAGATGTAGATGTTCAAGTAGATGTTACCCACACTTGGGATAACGATTTAATAATTACAATAACAAGCCCTTATGGGACTTCAGTAACGCTAACCGATACTAATGGTAGTAATGGTGATAATTACTCTAATACAATTTTTGACGACGAGGCTGAAACAAGTATTACAGCTGGATCACCTCCTTATGCTGGTTCTTTTATTCCTGAGCAAGCATTAAGTGCTTTTGATGGCGAGCCAAGTTTTGGAGAATGGACTCTTACCATTGAAGATGTTGCTAATGGAGATGGAGGTTCTTTAAATAGTTGGACTGTATTCACTTGTGGATCTCCAATTGAAGATTTAGATGGTGATGGAGTGTTAGATTCAGATGATAATTGTCCAAGTGTAGCAAATGCTGACCAAGCAGATAATGATGGCGATGGTATAGGTGATGTGTGTGATGATGATGACGATGATGATACAGTTTTAGATATAGATGATAATTGTCCTTTAACAGCTAATACGAATCAACTAGATACAGATGGTGATGGTTTAGGTGATGTTTGTGATGACGATGACGATGATGATACAGTTTTAGATATTAATGATAATTGCCCATTAACAGCAAATACCGATCAATCTGATCTTGATAATGATGGCGAAGGTGATGTTTGTGATAACGATATAGATGGTGATAATGTACCAAACTTAGTAGATAACTGTTTATTAGTTTCTAATAGTAGTCAAGGTGATAATGACAATGATGGTTTAGGAGATGCCTGTGATGATGATGATGATAATGACGGAGTTATTGACGCTCAAGATAATTGTCCATTAACACCTAACCCAGATCAATCAGATGTTGATAGAGATGGTCTTGGTGATGTGTGTGAAGATTGTGATGGAGACGGTATCGTTAATTATTACGACGAAGATACTTGTGATATTCAAGTAATTGAAGGTTTTTCACCAAACAATGATGGTGTTAATGATTTATGGGTAATTGAGAATATTGATTTATACCTAAATAATACAGTAAAAGTATTTAACCGTTGGGGTAATTTAGTATTTACTGCTCAAGGATATAAAAATACTTGGGATGGTGTTGCTACTGAAGGAGGTTCAGGAGATAAATTACCAGCAGGAGCATATTTATATTTTGTTGATGCTAATGAACCAGGTATTGAGCCAGTTCAAGGATGGGTATACATAAACTATTAA
- a CDS encoding PorP/SprF family type IX secretion system membrane protein has translation MKKLKIILIFAVIIASGKLFAQQDPSYTLYKYNMNIINPAYVGSNEYTELNLNFRSQWLNIEDSPETQSLSFAKPVNEKIGLGLSIVKDQVDIIRETSYTIDFSYKLQVSESSDLYLGLKAGGYTFSADFLSKGIRGDNLFSENVNRFNPVVGAGAYFKTDKFYATVSVPNVLNGKRVARSNEDYAEATDELHLFAGAGYTFDINEDLKFSPSFMTRFVQGAKASVDLTGTFDIYEKVELGASYRLDDSISAIGLFKLADWFQLGYAYEFTTSDIIEYSNNTHEVMLRFKLN, from the coding sequence ATGAAAAAACTAAAAATCATATTAATTTTCGCAGTAATAATAGCAAGCGGAAAATTATTTGCACAACAAGACCCTTCATATACACTTTATAAGTATAATATGAATATCATTAATCCAGCCTATGTTGGAAGTAATGAATATACAGAATTGAATCTAAATTTTAGAAGTCAATGGTTAAATATTGAAGATAGTCCAGAAACTCAAAGTTTATCATTTGCTAAACCAGTAAATGAAAAAATAGGTTTAGGGTTGTCAATTGTAAAAGATCAAGTAGATATTATTAGAGAGACAAGTTATACTATTGATTTTTCATATAAATTGCAAGTTTCAGAATCAAGCGATTTATATCTAGGTTTAAAAGCGGGAGGTTATACATTTAGTGCCGATTTCTTATCAAAAGGAATTCGTGGGGATAACTTATTTAGCGAAAATGTCAATAGGTTTAATCCTGTCGTGGGTGCTGGTGCTTATTTTAAAACAGATAAATTTTATGCAACCGTTTCAGTTCCAAATGTATTAAATGGAAAAAGAGTTGCTAGAAGCAACGAAGATTATGCAGAAGCAACTGATGAATTGCACCTTTTTGCAGGAGCAGGTTATACTTTTGATATAAATGAAGACCTAAAGTTTTCACCTTCGTTCATGACAAGATTTGTACAAGGTGCAAAAGCATCAGTAGATTTAACTGGAACTTTTGATATTTATGAAAAAGTTGAACTAGGAGCTTCATATAGATTAGACGATTCTATAAGTGCAATAGGGTTATTTAAGCTAGCTGATTGGTTTCAATTGGGTTACGCTTATGAATTTACAACTTCAGATATCATTGAATATAGTAATAATACACATGAAGTTATGTTGAGGTTTAAATTAAACTAA